Proteins from one Cicer arietinum cultivar CDC Frontier isolate Library 1 chromosome 3, Cicar.CDCFrontier_v2.0, whole genome shotgun sequence genomic window:
- the LOC101511738 gene encoding serine carboxypeptidase-like 20, with the protein MVNLLLVLLHISLSFVLTQSAPKESLITKLPGFNGTIPSKHYAGYVTVDEIRGKNLYYYFIESQSNPSKDPVVLWLNGGPGCSSFDGFVYEHGPFNFIKSKTKGALPTLQLNPYSWSLVSNIIYLDSPVGIGFSYSKNISDYKTGDIKTAFDTHRFLLKWFELYPEFQTNPLFLSGESYAGVYVPTLAHKIVKGIEAGAKPKLNFKGYMVGNPVTDDRFDGNAQIPFVHGMGLISEKMFQDTTRECKGNFYDSHSHSCSHMLTKVDTALGNLNIYDILEPCYHGETEKLNSKLPLSFRQLGKTDKPLPVRKRMFGRAWPYKVPFKNGIVPSWPQLMSSNNHVPCIDDEVSVIWLNNPEVRKAIHTVEKSVKEWSLCTNIEYYHDTGSMIPYHKKLTSKGYRALIYSGDHDMCVPYTGTEAWTSSIGYNIVDEWRPWLTNGQVAGYTQGYANNLTFVTVKGSGHTVPEYKPAEALHFYSHFITGKPL; encoded by the exons GTATGTGACAGTGGATGAGATTCGTGGAAAAAACTTGTATTACTATTTTATTGAATCACAAAGTAATCCATCAAAGGACCCTGTTGTTCTATGGCTTAATGGTGGACCAGGATGCTCTAGCTTCGATGGCTTTGTATATGAGCACG gtccttttaattttataaaatcaaagacTAAGGGAGCTCTGCCTACATTGCAACTCAATCCATACAGCTGGTCATTG GTTTCCAACATTATATATTTGGACTCTCCCGTTGGAATTGGATTTTCATACTCAAAGAATATATCTGATTATAAAACTGGAGATATTAAGACCGCTTTTGATACACACAGATTTCTGCTCAAA TGGTTTGAATTATACCCTGAGTTCCAAACCAATCCATTATTCCTTTCTGGAGAGTCTTATGCTGGAGTTTATGTACCTACTCTTGCTCATAAAATAGTGAAAG GAATTGAAGCTGGTGCCAAGCCCAAACTGAATTTCAAG GGTTATATGGTTGGAAATCCTGTTACAGATGACAGATTTGATGGCAATGCTCAGATTCCATTTGTACATGGGATGGGTCTTATATCTGAGAAAATGTTCCAG GACACAACAAGAGAATGTAAAGGGAACTTCTATGACTCACATAGTCATAGTTGCTCTCATATGTTGACAAAAGTTGACACG gCACTTGGAAATTTAAACATATATGACATTCTAGAGCCATGTTATCATGGAGAAacagaaaaattaaattcaaagtTGCCATTAAGCTTTAGGCAATTGGGTAAGACTGATAAACCTTTGCCTGTGAGAAAAAGAATGTTTGGGCGTGCTTGGCCCTACAAAGTTCCTTTCAAAAATGGAATTGTACCAAGTTGGCCACAACTCATGAGCAGCAATAATCATGTTCCTTGTATT GATGACGAGGTTTCTGTTATATGGTTGAACAATCCTGAGGTCAGGAAAGCTATTCACACTGTGGAG AAAAGTGTTAAGGAGTGGAGCCTATGTACAAATATTGAATACTATCATGATACTGGGAGCATGATTCCATACCACAAGAAACTTACTTCAAAAGGATATCGAGCATTAATATACAG CGGTGATCATGACATGTGTGTCCCATATACTGGAACCGAAGCATGGACAAGTTCAATTGGTTATAATATTGTTGATGAATGGAGGCCATGGTTAACCAATGGTCAAGTTGCTGG GTATACACAAGGATATGCCAACAATTTAACATTTGTAACAGTAAAG GGATCTGGACACACTGTTCCTGAATATAAACCAGCCGAAGCATTGCATTTTTACAGCCATTTTATAACTGGGAAGCCTCTGTAA